TCTCCTACCGGCATGTCTCCCAACCTGGTGGACGACACCCGCAACGTCATCGTGTTCTTCGGCCTCGGGGCGGTGGGCGCCACCATGCTGACCTGCTTGGCGGAGCTGGCCGAACGTGACGGCACGCCGGTGCGCTTCGTGGTGTTCGCGCGCGACCCCGACAGCGCGCGAGACGCGCTGTTCCACGCCGAGCGCTACTTCGAGAACGTGGACTTCGTGGGCTTGCCCGCCTTCGATCCGGTGTTCGCGCTGGACCCCGCGTACGCGCCGCTGCTGGCCAACGCGTGGTTCCTGGTGAACGCCGCGCTCCCTGCGTTCAACCGGCCCATGCTGGTGCTGGCCGAGGCGCTGGGTGTGCACGCGGTGGACCTGGCCTCGGACATGTATGGCGACGAGACCAAGCGCTCGCTGACCTTCGAGCAATACG
This portion of the Sandaracinaceae bacterium genome encodes:
- a CDS encoding saccharopine dehydrogenase; the encoded protein is MSPNLVDDTRNVIVFFGLGAVGATMLTCLAELAERDGTPVRFVVFARDPDSARDALFHAERYFENVDFVGLPAFDPVFALDPAYAPLLANAWFLVNAALPAFNRPMLVLAEALGVHAVDLASDMYGDETKRSLTFEQYEFDAGLRARGAAALINLGVSPGITNFLVGQRIHALRATGRKGLSIERIDLYLLEDIDSDELVFSWSPIVALEELAQQPRVIDGGRLVVLEPFSMPRSYTFQHETQPTRMYPLYQEELLSFRRSFPGIAAISV